In Arachis hypogaea cultivar Tifrunner chromosome 2, arahy.Tifrunner.gnm2.J5K5, whole genome shotgun sequence, a genomic segment contains:
- the LOC140177191 gene encoding uncharacterized protein, with amino-acid sequence MADNGIQMPSQAELMAQMAELQAEVKRLAELSTQNSKHEEGNSKGSTQGGTELIGVNPPKEKLTLDNPFSEEITNFQMPKHFTLPSSLEPYKGIGDPRAHIKKFQSMMFFNGPNNDPVLCRAFPTYLDGAALLWFSKLSAGSIASFEDLARSFIDYFAAARIYVHGSDYLSTIRQGPQESLKDYMTRFTDATMEIPDLNPAIHLHALKAGLRPGKFREIIVVTKPKTLDEFRERAAGQMEIEELREADKSKRRPRKEDDRPSRSANARDLGKPFKLTPKFDNYTRFNTKREKIIKEILNAKIIKPPTRARSYQDQRFVDKSKHCAFHQKYGHTTDECVIAKDLLERLARQGLLDKYIEGRKHRENNKEDQQTSASKETSKWPNNNPPKGIINCISGGFAGGGETSSARKRSYRAMLAIEGTTLPSNKAIQDLEITFNQADVCSAAPHSDDPVVISIQTGDLLPSSGELVGFSSERVPIRGYIWLRTTMGNNPLAKTLDIQYLIVDCPSPYNIILGRPALNTFRAVERPQPADELHEIQLTKVPGQVTYIGQALRGQQRLELIKLLQDNAGLFAWTPADMPGISPEIICHRLATNDTCRPIAQKKRNLGSEKSKAALEETEKLLKANFIKEIRFTTWLSNVVMVRKSSGKWRMCVDFSDLNKACPKDAYPLPCIDKLVDNASGFNSLSFMDAYSGYNQILMHPEDQSKTAFITEHGNFCYRVMPFGLKNAGATYQRLMDKVFRHQIGRNIEIYVDDMVAKSTKDRSHCDDLKEVFDQIRAYNMRLNPEKCAFGVQGGKFLGFMLTSRGIEANPEKCKAILNMTSPKTIKEVQQLAGRIAALSRFLPAVSTRSHLFFQTVLKNKQFQWTPECETAFAELKTLLSSPPVLQRPEVGKPLYLYLSVSNHSISSALVLETGRIQQPVYFVSRVMQPTEQRYPKIEQLALALVATARRLRPYFQSHTIIVRTNHPLRQVLTKPELAGRLTKWSIELSEFDIQFQTRSALKAQILADFITEMTSDEHMETWELHVDGASSREGSGAGIILKEGNKVVAEQSLQFHFSASNNQAEYEALIAGLKLALDHKATNLTAHCDSLLVVQQIRGEFQVKYPLLERYWFIAKDLISNFNSFTIIHVHREQNVRADILSKLAATRAETQASTLSQHTLTKPSIELLSIERINDLHDWRRPFLE; translated from the exons ATGGCCGACAACGGAATTCAGATGCCCAGTCAGGCCGAACTAATGGCCCAAATGGCCGAACTGCAAGCGGAGGTCAAGAGGCTAGCAGAACTGTCAACCCAGAACAGCAAGCATGAGGAAGGCAACTCCAAGGGCTCAACCCAGGGAGGAACCGAACTCATTGGTGTCAACCCCCCCAAGGAGAAGCTGACCTTGGACAACCCGTTCTCTGAGGAAATCACGAATTTCCAAATGCCAAAACATTTCACTCTTCCCTCTTCCCTTGAGCCGTATAAGGGGATTGGTGACCCCCGGGCTCACATTAAGAAATTTcaatctatgatgttttttaacggACCTAACAATGATCCCGTACTTTGCAGGGCTTTCCCTACCTATCTGGACGGGGCTGCCCtgctttggttttcaaaattgtCTGCAGGATCCATCGCTTCCTTCGAAGACCTGGCTAGGTCATTTATCGACTACTTTGCAGCGGCGCGGATCTATGTGCATGGATCCGACTATCTGAGTACCATCCGCCAAGGACCCCAGGAAAGTTTAAAAGATTACATGACGAGGTTCACAGACGCCACCATGGAGATACCCGACTTAAATCCTGCCATCCACCTACACGCTCTTAAAGCCGGACTCAGGCCCGGAAAGTTCAGAGAAATAATCGTGGTAACCAAGCCGAAAACGCTGGACGAATTTCGGGAAAGGGCGGCCGGGCAAATGGAGATCGAAGAACTTCGAGAGGCCGACAAATCCAAAAGAAGACCAAGAAAAGAGGACGACAGGCCCTCCAGATCGGCGAATGCTAGAGACCTCGGCAAACCATTCAAGCTCACTCCAAAATTTGACAACTACACCAGATTCAATACGAAGAGAGAAAAGATAATCAAAGAGATACTCAACGCCAAGATCATAAAGCCACCGACCCGAGCGAGGAGCTACCAAGATCAGCGATTTGTCGACAAGAGCAAGCACTGTGCCTTCCACCAAAAATATGGTCATACAACAGACGAATGCGTGATAGCCAAAGATCTACTGGAGAGATTAGCACGTCAGGGCCTCTTGGACAAATACATAGAGGGCCGAAAACACAGGGAAAACAACAAAGAAGATCAGCAAACCTCGGCCAGTAAGGAAACCAGCAAGTGGCCAAACAACAATCCACCTAAGGGAATAATAAACTGCATATCCGGAGGGTTCGCCGGCGGTGGCGAAACAAGCTCAGCACGAAAGCGGAGCTACCGTGCGATGCTAGCAATCGAGGGAACAACACTACCCAGCAACAAAGCTATCCAAGATTTAGAAATCACTTTCAACCAAGCTGATGTATGCTCGGCCGCTCCTCACTCAGACGACCCAGTAGTAATTTCCATTCAAACAGGCGACCTTCTG CCCTCATCCGGAGAATTAGTAGGGTTCTCCAGCGAGAGAGTACCGATCAGAGGGTACATATGGCTAAGGACGACGATGGGAAACAACCCACTAGCAAAAACCTTAGACATACAGTACCTGATCGTCGACTGTCCAAGTCCCTACAATATAATCCTTGGACGACCTGCTCTGAATACGTTCAGGGCAGTC GAAAGACCTCAGCCGGCAGATGAGCTACACGAAATCCAGCTGACAAAGGTGCCGGGACAGGTAACCTACATCGGCCAGGCGCTGAGGGGCCAACAAAGGTTGGAACTGATCAAATTGTTACAGGACAATGCCGGCTTATTTGCTTGGACCCCGGCAGATATGCCGGGCATTAGCCCAGAAATCATCTGTCACAGGCTAGCGACGAACGACACATGCCGACCTATAGCCCAGAAGAAGCGAAACCTCGGATCTGAAAAGTCAAAAGCAGCCTTGGAAGAAACCGAGAAACTCCTCAAAGCTAACTTCATTAAGGAAATCCGCTTCACCACATGGCTCTCGaacgtggtaatggtaagaaaaaGTTCAggtaagtggcgcatgtgcgtcgacttttcAGATTTGAACAAAGCATGTCCTAAGGACGCTTACCCCCTTCCATGCATCGATAAACTTGTGGACAATGCATCAGGTTTTAACAGcttgagcttcatggatgcatactctgggtACAACCAGATTCTAATGCACCCGGAAGATCAAAGCAAAACAGCATTTATAACTGAACATGGTAATTTCTGTTATAGAGTTATGCCGTTTGgcctaaagaatgcaggtgcaacctACCAGCGTCTGATGGACAAAGTATTCCGACACCAAATAGGTCGGAACATCGAaatctatgtggacgacatggtcGCCAAGTCGACTAAAGATCGGTCTCATTGCGACGACCTCAAGGAGGTATTCGACCAGATCCGAGCATACAATATGAGATTAAATCCGGAGAAATGCGCCTTTGGGGTACAAGGAGGAAAGttcctaggcttcatgctgacgtccagaggaatcgaagcaaaccctGAAAAGTGcaaggctatactcaacatgacaAGTCCCAAGACAATAAAGGAAGTACAACAACTAGCAGGAAGGATAGCCGCCCTCTCCCGATTCTTACCCGCGGTATCAACTCGGTCACATCTTTTCTTCCAGACGGTCTTAAAGAACAAACAATTCCAATGGACACCCGAATGTGAGACGGCGTTCGCCGAACTCAAGACCCTTTTATCATCACCTCCCGTGCTGCAAAGACCTGAAGTCGGCAAGCCACTGTACCTATACCTATCTGTTTCCAATCATTCCATAAGCTCGGCTCTCGTCCTAGAGACAGGAAGAATTCAACAACCAGTATATTTCGTAAGCAGAGTAATGCAACCAACGGAGCAAAGGTACCCGAAGATAGAACAGCTCGCCCTTGCACTCGTGGCCACAGCAAGGAGGCTAAGGCCCTACTTCCAGAGCCACACGATAATAGTAAGAACAAATCATCCGCTAAGGCAAGTATTAACCAAACCGGAGCTGGCAGGACGATTGACCAAATGGTCAATTGAACTATCGGAATTTGATATTCAGTTTCAGACCAGATCGGCCCTCAAGGCACAAATTCTCGCCGACTTTATCACGGAAATGACCTCAGATGAGCACATGGAAACATGGGAGTTGCATGTGGACGGGGCCTCAAGCCGAGAAGGGAGCGGGGCTGGCATAATCCTAAAAGAGGGAAATAAGGTGGTAGCCGAGCAATCTCTCCAGTTTCACTTCTCGGCCAGCAACAATCAGGCCGAGTATGAAGCCCTGATAGCAGGACTCAAGCTCGCCCTGGACCACAAAGCAACGAACTTAACAGCACATTGCGATTCCCTCCTGGTAGTCCAACAAATCCGAGGAGAATTCCAGGTAAAATATCCCTTGCTAGAACGATACTGGTTCATAGCAAAGgatctaatttcaaatttcaattcgtTTACCATAATACACGTACACAGAGAACAAAATGTCAGGGCAGACATACTTTCTAAGCTCGCCGCCACAAGGGCGGAAACACAAGCATCAACATTATCACAACACACACTCACCAAACCGAGCATTGAACTATTATCTATTGAACGCATTAACGACCTCCATGATTGGAGGAGACCTTTCCTTGAATAA
- the LOC112749197 gene encoding tubulin beta-2 chain, which produces MREILHIQGGQCGNQIGAKFWEVVCAEHGIDPTGRYGGDTDLQLERINVYYNEASCGRFVPRAVLMDLEPGTMDSVRSGPYGQIFRPDNFVFGQSGAGNNWAKGHYTEGAELIDSVLDVVRKEAENCDCLQGFQVCHSLGGGTGSGMGTLLISKIREEYPDRMMLTFSVFPSPKVSDTVVEPYNATLSVHQLVENADECMVLDNEALYDICFRTLKLTTPSFGDLNHLISATMSGVTCCLRFPGQLNSDLRKLAVNLIPFPRLHFFMVGFAPLTSRGSQQYRALSVPELTQQMWDAKNMMCAADPRHGRYLTASAMFRGKMSTKEVDEQMINVQNKNSSYFVEWIPNNVKSTVCDIPPTGLKMASTFIGNSTSIQEMFRRVSEQFTAMFRRKAFLHWYTGEGMDEMEFTEAESNMNDLVSEYQQYQDATADEDEYEEEEEEDYQQHDM; this is translated from the exons ATGCGTGAGATCCTTCACATTCAAGGTGGTCAATGCGGCAACCAGATTGGTGCCAAGTTCTGGGAAGTGGTCTGCGCGGAGCATGGCATCGACCCTACCGGAAGGTACGGCGGCGACACCGATCTTCAGCTCGAGAGGATCAATGTGTACTATAACGAGGCCAGTTGTGGCCGATTTGTTCCCAGAGCGGTTCTCATGGATCTTGAACCGGGAACCATGGACAGTGTCCGGTCAGGGCCGTACGGTCAGATCTTTAGACCGGATAACTTTGTGTTCGGGCAGAGTGGTGCTGGGAATAATTGGGCTAAAGGGCACTACACGGAGGGTGCCGAGCTTATCGATTCGGTTCTTGATGTTGTGAGAAAGGAAGCTGAGAACTGTGATTGCTTACAAG GTTTTCAAGTGTGTCATTCTCTGGGTGGAGGAACTGGGTCTGGAATGGGTACCCTGTTGATTTCAAAGATCAGGGAAGAATACCCAGATAGGATGATGCTTACTTTCTCAGTCTTTCCATCTCCAAAGGTTTCAGACACTGTGGTTGAACCCTACAATGCTACTCTATCTGTTCATCAGCTTGTTGAAAATGCTGATGAATGTATGGTTCTTGATAATGAAGCCTTGTATGACATTTGCTTCCGTACCCTCAAGCTCACCACACCAAGCT TTGGTGATTTGAACCATTTGATTTCGGCAACCATGTCTGGTGTCACATGTTGTTTGAGGTTCCCTGGTCAGCTGAACTCTGACCTTAGGAAGCTCGCCGTCAACCTCATCCCCTTCCCTCGGCTTCACTTTTTCATGGTCGGGTTTGCTCCTCTCACCTCTCGCGGTTCTCAGCAGTACAGGGCCTTGAGTGTTCCGGAGCTCACACAGCAAATGTGGGATGCCAAGAACATGATGTGTGCTGCTGATCCTAGGCACGGAAGGTACCTCACTGCCTCCGCTATGTTCCGTGGCAAGATGAGCACAAAGGAGGTTGATGAACAAATGATCAATGTTCAGAACAAGAACTCCTCATACTTCGTCGAATGGATTCCAAACAATGTCAAGTCCACTGTATGTGATATTCCCCCTACAGGATTAAAGATGGCCTCAACATTCATTGGAAACTCCACCTCAATTCAGGAGATGTTCCGAAGGGTGAGCGAGCAGTTCACTGCTATGTTCAGAAGAAAGGCTTTCTTGCATTGGTACACCGGGGAAGGCATGGACGAGATGGAATTCACAGAGGCAGAGAGTAACATGAATGACCTTGTTTCGGAGTATCAGCAGTACCAGGATGCCACTGCTGATGAGGATGAGtacgaagaggaagaggaagaagattaCCAGCAACATGACATGTGA
- the LOC112727409 gene encoding serine/threonine-protein phosphatase 7 long form homolog, with amino-acid sequence MAKRHKARDVDRPELHIVNYLSDPDYSSRMMTCDHPLPPDRYHPSVEDHLRVTGFYHASQIGVVQCQKALINALVERWRPETHTFHLPIGECTVTLEDVAVILGLPTNGLPVTGMTLSSFETLEGECFHQFGVAPRKADCRGSGIKITWLRNLKERIQLTNENSMQRYVKCHIMLLLGTILFGDKSGASVHWKFLPLLRDFHSISNFSWGSACLAHLYRYGISVYHT; translated from the exons ATGGCTAAAAGACACAAAGCTAGAGATGTTGATCGTCCTGAACTTCACATTGTAAATTATCTGTCTGATCCTGATTAT AGTTCACGGATGATGACATGTGACCACCCACTGCCTCCTGATCGGTACCATCCAAGTGTAGAGGATCATTTACGGGTTACTGGGTTTTATCATGCCTCTCAGATTGGAgtagttcaatgccagaaagcaTTGATAAATGCTTTAGTGGAGAGGTGGCGGCCGGAAACACACACCTTCCACCTTCCGATTGGTGAGTGCACAGTGACCCTGGAGGATGTAGCCGTTATTTTGGGCCTCCCGACGAACGGCCTTCCGGTGACGGGGATGACCTTGAGCAGCTTTGAAACATTGGAGGGTGAGTGTTTCCATCAGTTTGGGGTTGCACCGAGAAAGGCCGACTGCAGAGGGAGCGGCATAAAAATTACATGGCTTAGGAATCTAAAAGAACGTATACAACTGACTAACGAAAACAGTATGCAGAGGTACGTCAAGTGCCACATTATGTTGTTATTGGGTACTATCTTATTTGGAGACAAGTCAGGGGCATCTGTGCACTGGAAGTTTCTGCCTTTGCTCCGGGATTTTCATAGTATCAGTAATTTTAGTTGGGGATCGGCATGTTTGGCGCACCTATACCGGTATGGGATATCTGTATACCATACATGA
- the LOC112749194 gene encoding L-type lectin-domain containing receptor kinase VIII.2: MAHFTTSPYFKALTLTILFLKTQAFDPIPLFSFAEFEKDPKFKSNVALFGGSKVMNGGSGIQLSGSGKVMYKRPIKLLEGKPKQLASFSTYFTFSTPLYNRGGLAFVMVPNGSKSDFFEKSSSGYPSLLKNGKSGVVGVEFSPSTKGGHVSCSVAINVGDPVIPARAINKSFNWVAKNGEKFHAWIDYVASSRQLEVRLSQHGNTKPYDPFLWHKIDLAEVLKEKQFFVGLSPMKLLDDSSSYESQAWFLYSWSFVVRKFPHTMHSEPLDPKVLVKTSSKGKNPVVNNKPRNDDCILKVLSAMIFGTGCGALTAFVVLYLWTIFGGNRRPVVPEECVMQHDVEYRKVKIVVDNKTIEDGKN, translated from the coding sequence ATGGCACATTTTACCACTTCCCCCTACTTCAAGGCCTTAACTTTAACCATTTTGTTCCTAAAAACCCAAGCTTTTGACCCAATTCCATTGTTCTCCTTTGCTGAATTTGAGAAAGATCCAAAATTTAAGTCCAATGTGGCTCtctttggtggttcaaaggttaTGAATGGTGGCTCGGGGATTCAGCTATCTGGGTCTGGGAAGGTCATGTACAAAAGACCCATCAAGCTTCTTGAAGGTAAACCAAAGCAATTAGCGTCTTTTTCGACTTACTTTACATTTTCAACGCCATTGTACAATAGGGGTGGTTTGGCTTTTGTTATGGTTCCAAATGGTTCAAAAAGTGATTTTTTTGAGAAAAGTTCTTCTGGGTATCCTTCATTGTTGAAGAATGGAAAATCTGGAGTTGTCGGTGTTGAGTTTAGTCCTTCAACAAAGGGTGGTCATGTAAGTTGTAGTGTGGCCATTAATGTCGGTGACCCAGTTATTCCGGCTAGAGCCATTAACAAATCTTTCAATTGGGTTGCTAAAAATGGAGAAAAGTTTCATGCTTGGATTGATTATGTTGCAAGTTCAAGGCAGTTAGAAGTTAGGTTGAGTCAACATGGTAACACAAAGCCATATGATCCATTTCTCTGGCACAAAATTGACTTAGCAGAAGTGTTGAAGGAGAAACAATTTTTTGTTGGTCTTAGTCCTATGAAGTTGTTGGATGATTCATCTTCTTATGAATCTCAAGCATGGTTCTTGTATTCATGGAGCTTTGTTGTAAGGAAATTCCCACACACTATGCATTCAGAGCCTCTAGATCCAAAGGTACTTGTTAAGACCTCAAGTAAGGGTAAGAATCCTGTGGTTAATAATAAACCAAGGAATGATGATTGCATTTTGAAGGTTCTTTCTGCAATGATATTTGGTACTGGTTGTGGAGCATTGACAGCATTTGTTGTGCTTTATTTGTGGACCATATTTGGTGGTAATAGGAGACCTGTGGTGCCTGAAGAATGTGTTATGCAACATGATGTTGAATATAGGAAAGTTAAAATTGTTGTAGATAATAAGACCATAGAAGATGGTAAGAATTAg
- the LOC112727397 gene encoding uncharacterized protein, which produces MSKFKTIDTFFKRKDQENEDASTITTPILEGSSNFITSSSSLNSSKRPRLLPNQLDVFRLERDPGMRPMIWKFPPNKRDEIRRAYIKVGPNQPILDNYPFSGDKSHRRFQASWFKLFPSWLEYSIEDDAIYCFPCFLFAKEPSINTGPNSFHHKALKSCDDLMKQSQHIDRLLHKQTSEEIEKNRIRLGASIDCIRWLTFQGCAYRGHDESQSSSNRGNFLEMLKFLGSYNERVKQNVLENAPKNAKYTSNDVQKEILHILATKVRNSIREEIGDAKFCIIVDEARDESKKEQMAIVLRFVTLDGFVKERFFDLVHVTDTCATTLKKELISVLSHYNLQVENIRGQGYDGASNMRGEWNGLQALFLKDSPQAYYVHCFAHRLQLALVAASREVLQIHEFFTQLNSIVTIVSASSKRHDQLQEAQAIENANLVAQNELETGKGANQISTLQRVGDTRWSSHFNSICSLVKMFTATNIVLNNIIEDGTTYAQRGEAYGVSKILLSFEFVFTLHLMKEIMGITNVLCQALQQQSQDILNAMHIVSTSKLLLQQLRDGGWCNFFANVKDFCEKHEIEVPNMSAQYVFGRGRSRQPSVTVEHHYRIDVFLATIDSQIQELNSRFNEQTIELLTLSCALDPKDNFKSFNIEEISKLAEKFYPLDFPSNELNILKSQLQHYQHDIPNHLKGIGTLSELCNKLQETGKSRTYHMVDRLIRLVLTLPVSTATTERAFSAMKIVKTRLRSKMADEFLADNLMPKPAIIKGKFGRRVEIK; this is translated from the exons ATGAGTAAGTTCAAAaccattgatacattttttaaaagaaaagatcaagagaatgaagatgcttCTACTATTACTACTCCAATACTTGAGGGGTCATCAAATTTCATTACTTCAAGTTCTTCATTGAATAGCTCAAAGCGTCCACGACTTCTTCCAAATCAACTGGATGTTTTTCGTTTGGAAAGAGATCCTGGAATGCGACCAATGATTTGGAAGTTTCCTCCAAATAAAAGAGATGAAATCCGTCGGGCTTATATTAAAGTTGGGCCAAATCAGCCAATTCTTGATAATTATCCATTTTCTGGTGATAAAAGTCATCGTCGCTTTCAAGCTTCATGGTTTAAATTGTTCCCATCTTGGTTAGAATATTCTATAGAAGATGATGCTATATATTGTTTTccgtgctttctttttgctaaggaaCCTTCAATCAATACGG GTCCTAACTCATTCCATCATAAGGCGCTGAAATCATGTGATGATTTGATGAAACAATCACAACATATTGACAGACTTCTTCATAAGCAAACATCAGAAGAGATTGAAAAGAATCGAATTCGACTAGGAGCATCTATAGATTGCATTAGATGGTTGACATTTCAAGGTTGTGCATACAGAGGACATGATGAAAGCCAAAGTTCAAGCAATAGAGGTAACTTTTTggaaatgttaaaatttttgggatCTTACAATGAAAGAGTGAAACAGAATGTTTTGGAAAATGCTCCAAAAAATGCTAAGTATACTTCAAATGATGTCCAAAAAGAAATTCTACATATTCTTGCTACTAAGGTGAGAAATTCAATTAGAGAAGAGATTGGAGATGCcaaattttgtattattgttgATGAAGCTAGAGATGAATCTAAAAAGGAGCAAATGGCCATTGTTTTGAGATTTGTTACTCTAGATGGTTTTGTTAAAGAGAGATTTTTTGATCTTGTGCATGTCACTGATACTTGTGCAACAACTTTAAAGAAAGAATTGATTTCTGTCCTTTCTCATTATAATCTCCAAGTTGAAAATATTAGGGGTCAAGGGTATGATGGTGCTAGCAACATGCGGGGTGAGTGGAATGGTTTGCAAGCTTTGTTTCTTAAAGATTCTCCACAAGCATACTATGTGCATTGTTTTGCTCATAGGTTACAATTAGCATTGGTGGCAGCTTCAAGAGAGGtacttcaaattcatgaattttttactCAATTAAACTCTATTGTCACTATTGTTAGTGCTTCTTCAAAAAGACATGATCAATTACAAGAAgctcaagcaattgaaaatgcAAACTTGGTTGCTCAAAATGAATTAGAAACAGGCAAAGGTGCGAATCAAATAAGCACTTTACAAAGAGTTGGGGATACTCGATGGAGctctcactttaattctatttgcagTTTGGTAAAAATGTTTACTGCTACCAATATTGTTCTCAATAATATCATTGAAGACGGGACAACTTATGCACAAAGAGGTGAGGCTTATggtgttagtaaaatattattgtcatttgaatttgttttcacTTTGCACTTGATGAAAGAGATTATGGGAATCACTAATGTCCTTTGCCAAGCACTGCAACAACAATCTCAAGATATTCTTAATGCAATGCATATTGTTTCTACATCAAAGTTACTTCTTCAACAATTAAGAGATGGTGGATGGTGCAATTTTTTTGCAAATGTTAAAGATTTTTgtgaaaaacatgaaattgaagTCCCTAATATGAGTGCACAATATGtttttggaagaggtcgatctcgTCAACCAAGTGTGACAGTTGAGCATCATTATCGAATAGATGTATTCTTGGCAACAATTGACTCTCAAATACAAGAGTTGAATAGTAGATTTAATGAGCAAACAATAGAGCTTTTGACTTTGAGTTGTGCTTTGGATCCTAAGGACAATTTCAAATCATTCAATATTGAAGAAATCAGCAAGTTAGCAGAGAAGTTTTATCCCCTTGACTTTCCTTCTAATGagctaaatattttgaaatctcaGTTGCAACATTATCAGCATGATATACCAAATCATTTGAAAGGCATTGGTACACTTTCTGAATTGTGCAACAAGTTGCAAGAAAcgggaaaatcaagaacttatcaCATGGTTGATAGATTAATACGTCTTGTTTTGACTCTACCAGTGTCTACAGCAACAACAGAAAGAGCTTTTTCAGCAATGAAAATTGTTAAGACAAGACTCCGAAGTAAGATGGCTGATGAATTTCTTGCAGACAATTTG ATGCCAAAACCAGCAATAATTAAAGGTAAATTTGGTCGACGAGTAGAGATaaagtga